A genomic region of Streptosporangium lutulentum contains the following coding sequences:
- a CDS encoding L-aspartate oxidase translates to MAIPAIPQRLTAPAPGWTVEADVVVVGSGIAGLTLALRYAALDPGAKVLVVTKDVLSSGSTRWAQGGIAAVLDPRDTPDEHLSDTLVAGVGLCDEEAVRVLVTEGPGAVRRLIAAGARFDTDDAGELQLTREGGHRRNRIVHAGGDATGAEVQRALVQAVQESAIEVIEHALVLDLFKDATGRAAGVTLHVMGEGERDGVGAVRAGAVVLATGGMGQVYAATTNPLVSTGDGVALALRAGAVVRDVEFVQFHPTVLWLGEDSTGQQPLISEAVRGEGAVLVDAGGTRFMKDVHELADLAPRDVVAKAIMRRMRETGADHMYLDARHFGGEKWRTRFPTIHAVCLEHGIDPVTQPIPVAPAAHYASGGVRADLHGRTSVPGLYACGEVACTGVHGANRLASNSLLEGLVFAERIAADIHAERRAASGATAGAARSVPGEAGGAVRPVPGEPPADDRPAGLIDPRARARIQGHMSRGASVLRSEESLSEVAKALLSVRWTPVAVEPCTESWETTNLLTVASVLVAAARTRQETRGSHWREDFPDRDDAQWLGHLDVTLTGEGLTMNYRPHANVAMPAHTVDDLVAAGLDPAEVSALIDAALREDLGEAGDVTSIATIPAGQVATADVVARADGVIAGLAIAEAVFARLGVSRTERHVKDGERVSVGDVLMTVTGATRDVLTAERTALNLLTHLSGIASLTGRWVRAVEGTGARIRDSRKTLPGLRALEKYAVRAGGGVNHRMSLSDAALIKDNHVVASGGVAEAFRAVRDAYPGLPIEVEVDRIDQIEPVLAEGAEEILLDNFTVDQLAEAVRLVDGRARLESSGGLTLASARDVAETGVDYLAVGALTHSAPALDIALDLRGN, encoded by the coding sequence ATGGCGATTCCTGCCATTCCCCAGAGGTTGACCGCGCCCGCCCCGGGCTGGACGGTCGAGGCGGACGTGGTCGTGGTGGGCTCCGGCATCGCGGGGCTCACCCTGGCGCTGCGATACGCCGCTCTCGATCCCGGCGCGAAGGTCCTGGTCGTCACCAAGGACGTGCTGTCGTCGGGATCCACCCGCTGGGCGCAGGGTGGGATCGCCGCCGTGCTCGACCCGCGTGACACCCCCGACGAACACCTGTCCGACACGCTCGTCGCGGGGGTGGGCCTCTGCGACGAGGAGGCCGTCCGGGTCCTGGTGACCGAGGGGCCGGGCGCGGTGCGCCGGCTGATCGCCGCGGGCGCCCGATTCGACACCGACGACGCCGGAGAACTCCAGCTCACCAGGGAGGGCGGCCACCGGCGCAACCGCATCGTGCACGCCGGTGGCGACGCCACCGGGGCCGAGGTGCAGAGGGCGCTCGTCCAGGCCGTCCAGGAGTCGGCCATCGAGGTGATCGAGCACGCGCTCGTGCTCGACCTGTTCAAGGACGCCACGGGCCGGGCCGCCGGCGTGACCCTGCACGTCATGGGCGAGGGCGAGCGCGACGGCGTCGGCGCGGTCAGGGCGGGGGCCGTGGTGCTGGCCACCGGCGGCATGGGCCAGGTCTACGCCGCCACCACCAACCCCCTCGTCTCCACCGGCGACGGCGTGGCGCTCGCGCTGCGCGCGGGGGCCGTCGTGAGGGACGTGGAGTTCGTCCAGTTCCACCCGACCGTGCTCTGGCTCGGCGAGGACTCCACCGGCCAGCAGCCGCTGATCTCCGAGGCGGTGCGGGGCGAGGGCGCGGTGCTGGTCGACGCCGGGGGCACCCGGTTCATGAAGGACGTCCACGAGCTCGCCGACCTCGCGCCCCGCGACGTCGTGGCCAAGGCGATCATGCGGCGGATGCGGGAGACCGGCGCCGACCACATGTATCTCGACGCCCGCCACTTCGGCGGGGAGAAGTGGCGCACCCGCTTCCCGACGATCCACGCCGTCTGCCTGGAGCACGGCATCGACCCGGTCACCCAGCCGATCCCCGTCGCGCCCGCCGCCCACTACGCCAGCGGCGGCGTCCGCGCCGACCTGCACGGCCGTACCAGCGTGCCCGGCCTGTACGCCTGCGGGGAGGTGGCCTGCACCGGAGTGCACGGCGCCAACCGGCTGGCCTCCAACTCCCTGCTCGAAGGTCTGGTCTTCGCCGAGCGGATCGCCGCCGACATCCACGCGGAGCGGCGGGCCGCCTCCGGCGCGACAGCGGGCGCCGCACGGTCCGTGCCGGGCGAGGCCGGGGGCGCCGTACGGCCCGTGCCGGGTGAGCCGCCGGCCGACGACCGTCCCGCCGGCCTGATCGACCCCCGGGCACGGGCCAGGATCCAGGGTCACATGAGCCGGGGGGCGAGCGTGCTGCGCAGCGAGGAGTCGCTGAGCGAGGTGGCCAAGGCCCTGCTGAGCGTCCGGTGGACCCCGGTGGCGGTCGAGCCGTGCACCGAGTCCTGGGAGACCACCAACCTGCTGACGGTCGCGTCGGTCCTGGTGGCCGCTGCCCGTACCCGCCAGGAGACCCGCGGGTCGCACTGGCGCGAGGACTTCCCCGACCGAGACGATGCCCAGTGGCTGGGCCACCTCGACGTGACCCTGACAGGAGAGGGACTGACCATGAACTACCGTCCGCACGCGAACGTCGCCATGCCCGCGCACACGGTCGACGACCTGGTGGCGGCGGGACTGGATCCCGCCGAGGTGAGCGCCCTGATCGATGCCGCGCTGCGGGAGGACCTGGGGGAGGCCGGCGACGTGACGAGCATCGCCACGATCCCCGCCGGTCAGGTCGCGACCGCCGACGTGGTGGCACGGGCGGACGGGGTGATCGCGGGTCTCGCGATCGCGGAGGCGGTGTTCGCCCGGCTCGGCGTGAGCCGTACCGAACGGCACGTCAAGGACGGCGAGAGGGTGAGCGTGGGAGACGTGCTGATGACCGTCACCGGCGCCACCCGGGACGTGCTGACCGCCGAGCGGACCGCGCTCAACCTGCTCACGCACCTGTCCGGGATCGCCTCGCTCACCGGCAGGTGGGTCCGGGCGGTCGAGGGGACCGGGGCCCGCATCCGGGACAGCCGCAAGACCCTGCCCGGCCTGCGCGCGCTGGAGAAGTACGCCGTCCGCGCGGGCGGCGGTGTCAATCACCGGATGTCGCTTTCGGATGCCGCGCTGATCAAGGACAATCACGTGGTGGCCTCGGGCGGGGTGGCCGAGGCGTTCCGGGCGGTCCGGGACGCCTACCCGGGCCTGCCGATCGAGGTCGAAGTCGATCGGATCGACCAGATCGAGCCGGTGCTGGCCGAGGGAGCGGAGGAGATCCTGTTGGACAATTTCACCGTTGACCAGCTGGCGGAGGCCGTACGGCTGGTGGACGGCAGGGCGCGCCTGGAGTCCAGCGGAGGCTTGACCCTGGCCTCCGCTCGTGACGTGGCCGAAACAGGTGTCGACTACCTTGCCGTGGGCGCGCTCACGCATTCGGCGCCGGCCCTGGACATCGCCTTGGACCTTCGGGGGAATTGA
- the panC gene encoding pantoate--beta-alanine ligase, which yields MDVIVAGDRTELVKAREALGVGGQALSGKVDLALVPTMGALHEGHRSLIRLAREKADHVAVSIFVNPLQFGPNEDLSRYPRTFDTDLEICAAEGVSLVFSPSAETMYLPDRQVGVSAGRMGTIVEGASRPGHLDGVLTVVLKLFNLVQPDVAVFGQKDAQQLAMIRRMAADLDLPISIVGAPTVREADGLALSSRNRYLSPQDRRAALALSRALFEGAGQRTPGEIRRVARAVLEGEPSLDVDYLVLVDPATFAEVGEDHVGEAILAVAAKVGSTRLIDNVTVVV from the coding sequence ATGGACGTGATCGTGGCGGGCGACCGCACCGAGCTGGTGAAGGCGCGCGAGGCCCTGGGGGTCGGCGGGCAGGCCTTGTCGGGGAAGGTCGATCTGGCGCTGGTGCCGACCATGGGCGCGCTGCACGAGGGGCACCGCTCGCTCATACGGCTGGCCCGTGAGAAAGCCGACCACGTCGCCGTGAGCATCTTCGTGAACCCGCTCCAGTTCGGCCCGAACGAGGATTTATCCCGCTATCCCCGGACGTTCGACACCGATCTGGAGATCTGCGCGGCCGAGGGCGTGAGCCTGGTCTTCTCCCCCTCGGCCGAGACCATGTATCTGCCGGACAGGCAGGTGGGCGTCTCCGCGGGAAGGATGGGCACGATCGTCGAGGGGGCATCCAGGCCGGGGCACCTCGACGGCGTGCTGACCGTGGTGCTCAAGCTGTTCAACCTGGTCCAGCCGGATGTGGCGGTGTTCGGGCAGAAGGACGCCCAGCAACTCGCGATGATCCGCCGGATGGCGGCCGACCTCGACCTGCCGATCTCCATCGTCGGCGCGCCCACGGTCCGGGAGGCGGACGGCCTGGCGCTGTCCAGCCGCAACCGCTACCTGTCCCCGCAGGACCGGCGTGCGGCACTGGCCCTGTCCCGGGCGTTGTTCGAGGGGGCCGGGCAGCGGACGCCGGGAGAGATCCGCCGGGTCGCGCGCGCCGTACTGGAGGGTGAGCCGTCGCTGGACGTCGACTACCTGGTGCTGGTGGACCCGGCGACCTTCGCCGAGGTCGGCGAGGACCATGTGGGTGAGGCGATCCTCGCGGTCGCCGCGAAGGTGGGCTCCACCAGATTGATCGACAATGTGACGGTCGTCGTGTGA
- the lysX gene encoding bifunctional lysylphosphatidylglycerol synthetase/lysine--tRNA ligase LysX produces the protein MRVRREKLDRLRSEGVDPYPVNFPRTATNAEIREKYADLAADTATGDKVGVTGRVMLSRTGGKLCFATIRDGSGDLQVMISLDKVGEESLAAWKRDVDLGDHVGIEGEVITSRRGELSILADRWMITSKCLRPLPEKHAGLTDPEARVRQRYVDLIVNDEARKMAYTRSAVVRAMRDFWHGEGYLEVETPMLQPIHGGAAARPFKTHINAYDMELYLRIAIELYLKRLVVGGIEKVFEINRNFRNEGADSTHNPEFTMIEAYGTYLDYNDMADLTQRMIQSAVVAALGHSVVTYEGQEVDLGLAEWPRITLYGAVSDALGEEVTTETPLERVRQYADKHEIHWDAKWGQGKLVQEIFEALVEHTLVQPTFVMDYPLETSPLARQHRDNPLLTEKWDLIGFGTELGTAFSELVDPVEQRRRLTEQSMLAAGGDPEAMQLDEDFLTALEYAMPPTGGMGLGVDRLVMAFTGKNIRETILFPLVKPTG, from the coding sequence ATGCGCGTGCGCCGGGAGAAGCTCGACCGCCTCCGCTCAGAAGGTGTCGACCCCTACCCGGTGAATTTCCCGCGCACCGCGACCAACGCCGAGATCCGCGAGAAATATGCCGATCTCGCCGCTGACACCGCGACCGGCGACAAAGTGGGCGTTACCGGGCGCGTAATGCTGTCCAGGACCGGGGGCAAGCTCTGCTTCGCCACGATCCGCGACGGCTCAGGCGACCTCCAGGTCATGATCTCCCTGGACAAGGTGGGCGAGGAGTCCCTGGCCGCCTGGAAGCGCGACGTCGACCTCGGCGACCACGTGGGCATCGAGGGCGAGGTCATCACCTCCCGCCGAGGCGAGCTGTCCATCCTCGCCGACCGTTGGATGATCACCTCCAAGTGCCTGCGGCCCCTGCCGGAGAAGCACGCCGGGCTCACCGACCCCGAGGCGCGGGTCCGCCAGCGCTACGTCGACCTCATCGTCAACGACGAGGCCCGGAAGATGGCCTACACCCGTAGCGCCGTCGTGCGGGCGATGCGCGACTTCTGGCACGGCGAGGGCTACCTCGAGGTCGAGACGCCGATGCTCCAGCCGATCCACGGCGGTGCCGCCGCCCGGCCGTTCAAGACCCACATCAACGCCTACGACATGGAGCTCTACCTTCGCATCGCGATCGAGCTCTACCTCAAGCGGCTCGTGGTGGGCGGCATCGAGAAGGTCTTCGAGATCAACCGCAACTTCCGCAACGAGGGCGCGGACTCCACCCACAACCCCGAGTTCACGATGATCGAGGCCTACGGGACGTACCTCGACTACAACGACATGGCGGACCTGACCCAGCGGATGATCCAGAGCGCGGTCGTGGCCGCGCTCGGCCACTCCGTGGTGACCTACGAGGGTCAGGAGGTCGACCTGGGCCTGGCGGAGTGGCCGAGGATCACCCTCTACGGGGCGGTCTCGGACGCGCTGGGCGAAGAGGTCACGACCGAGACGCCACTGGAGCGGGTCCGGCAGTACGCGGACAAGCACGAGATCCACTGGGACGCCAAGTGGGGGCAGGGCAAGCTCGTCCAGGAGATCTTCGAGGCGCTCGTCGAGCACACGCTCGTCCAGCCCACGTTCGTCATGGACTACCCGCTGGAGACCTCTCCGCTGGCCCGCCAGCACCGTGACAACCCGCTCCTCACCGAGAAGTGGGACCTGATCGGGTTCGGCACCGAGCTCGGCACCGCTTTCTCCGAGCTGGTCGACCCGGTCGAGCAGCGCCGCCGCCTCACCGAGCAGTCCATGCTCGCCGCGGGCGGCGACCCCGAGGCCATGCAGCTTGACGAGGACTTCCTCACCGCCCTGGAATATGCGATGCCGCCCACCGGCGGCATGGGGCTCGGCGTGGACCGCCTCGTCATGGCCTTCACCGGCAAGAACATCCGGGAGACCATCCTGTTCCCGCTGGTCAAGCCGACGGGCTGA
- a CDS encoding C40 family peptidase, producing MKRTRERGGKHTGGDVRRRGNVPRGLTRRMTITGLAFACLTLGTPLLAATADPKPSLQEQAKQVEKLHNEIGTLSEQYNGERVKLKQAERAAESAKKTLAVSESELEARRSKASLLAQSDYMTGGMGSALAFTQSTDPDTFLDQATTNYALQQQQSEEVAQVGRAIEAAERAQAGAKARTAEVKDLLADITGKRTKIERLVKRVESDLFSEVRERAATTRGNRVKISVPIVGSGKAAEAARWALSQQLKPYVWGAEGPNSFDCSGLVMWAYQKVGISLPHYTGNQWTAGTHISKDELRPGDLVFFYNDLHHVGIYIGAGMMVHAPQTGDVIHVSTIENRPFAGGVRIAD from the coding sequence GTGAAGCGCACGCGCGAGCGTGGAGGAAAGCACACGGGCGGCGACGTCCGCCGCCGGGGAAACGTCCCCCGCGGACTCACCCGCCGTATGACGATCACCGGGCTGGCGTTCGCCTGCCTGACCCTCGGCACTCCTCTGCTCGCGGCCACCGCCGATCCGAAACCCAGCCTCCAGGAGCAGGCCAAACAGGTCGAGAAGCTGCACAACGAGATCGGCACGCTCAGCGAGCAGTACAACGGCGAGCGGGTCAAGCTCAAGCAGGCGGAGCGCGCCGCCGAGAGCGCGAAGAAGACCCTCGCCGTCAGCGAGTCAGAGCTGGAGGCCAGGCGGAGCAAGGCCAGCCTCCTCGCGCAGAGCGACTACATGACGGGCGGGATGGGGTCCGCGCTCGCCTTCACCCAGTCGACCGACCCCGACACCTTCCTCGACCAGGCCACCACCAACTACGCCCTCCAGCAGCAGCAGAGCGAGGAGGTCGCCCAGGTCGGCCGGGCGATCGAGGCCGCCGAGCGGGCGCAGGCCGGCGCCAAGGCCAGAACCGCCGAGGTCAAGGACCTGCTCGCTGACATCACCGGCAAGCGGACCAAGATCGAGCGCCTGGTCAAGCGGGTCGAGAGCGACCTGTTCAGCGAGGTGCGCGAGCGGGCCGCCACCACCCGGGGCAACCGGGTGAAGATCAGCGTGCCGATCGTGGGCAGCGGCAAGGCCGCCGAGGCCGCCCGCTGGGCGCTCAGCCAGCAGCTCAAGCCCTACGTGTGGGGAGCCGAGGGCCCCAACTCCTTCGACTGCTCCGGGCTGGTCATGTGGGCCTACCAGAAGGTCGGCATCAGCCTGCCCCACTACACCGGCAACCAGTGGACCGCGGGCACCCACATCTCCAAAGACGAGCTGCGACCGGGCGACCTGGTCTTCTTCTACAACGACCTGCACCACGTCGGGATCTACATCGGCGCGGGCATGATGGTCCACGCGCCCCAGACCGGTGACGTCATCCACGTCTCCACGATCGAGAACCGGCCCTTCGCGGGCGGCGTACGGATCGCCGACTGA
- a CDS encoding Rossmann-like and DUF2520 domain-containing protein gives MDRGERPARLAVGVIGAGRVGSALGVALTRAGHRVVAASGVSDASRERAVERLGVVPSRPEDVAARSDLLLLTVPDDALPDLVAGLVGTGADLRGKLVAHTSGAYGLAVLNPAIKAGALPLALHPVMTFTGRDDDLRRLTGISYGVTAPDPLRPVAEALVIEMEGEPVWVEDENRALYHAALAAAANHMVTLVAESSELLRKVGVDQPGRMLGPLLGAALENVLRLGITGLTGPVVRGDAATVRKHVDALILAAPEAADAYVALARLTADRALAAGLLKPEAAERLLDALGGNVWT, from the coding sequence ATGGACAGAGGCGAGCGCCCGGCACGGCTGGCCGTCGGCGTGATCGGAGCAGGAAGGGTCGGCTCGGCGCTCGGCGTCGCCCTCACAAGAGCGGGCCACCGGGTCGTCGCCGCGAGCGGGGTCTCCGACGCTTCCAGAGAACGGGCCGTCGAGCGGCTCGGGGTCGTTCCCAGCCGCCCCGAGGACGTGGCGGCCCGGTCGGACCTCCTCCTGCTGACGGTCCCCGACGACGCGCTACCCGATCTGGTCGCGGGTCTGGTCGGCACGGGCGCCGACCTGCGGGGCAAGCTGGTGGCCCACACCAGCGGCGCGTACGGCCTGGCGGTGCTGAACCCGGCGATCAAGGCAGGCGCGCTGCCCCTGGCGCTCCACCCGGTGATGACCTTCACCGGCAGGGACGACGACCTGCGCCGCCTCACCGGCATCTCCTACGGGGTCACCGCGCCCGATCCGCTCCGCCCGGTGGCCGAGGCCCTGGTCATCGAGATGGAGGGCGAGCCCGTATGGGTCGAGGACGAGAACCGGGCCCTCTACCACGCGGCACTCGCGGCGGCGGCGAACCACATGGTGACGCTCGTCGCGGAGTCCTCGGAACTGCTGCGGAAGGTCGGCGTGGACCAGCCGGGCCGGATGCTCGGACCGCTGCTCGGCGCGGCCCTGGAGAACGTGCTGCGGCTCGGCATCACCGGGCTGACGGGCCCGGTGGTGCGCGGCGACGCCGCGACCGTCCGCAAGCACGTGGACGCGTTGATCCTGGCCGCCCCCGAGGCCGCCGACGCCTATGTCGCCCTCGCTAGGCTCACGGCGGACCGGGCGCTGGCGGCCGGGCTGCTCAAGCCCGAGGCCGCCGAGCGCCTCCTGGACGCGCTGGGAGGAAACGTATGGACGTGA
- a CDS encoding LuxR family transcriptional regulator — translation MAYPEVDSRHGDSPLGMGDIGLSDEDLVLLAELAKGVTVDRVGRRLDISGRTVRRRLRGICDRIGVATAIEAVAWAARRQLI, via the coding sequence ATGGCTTATCCGGAAGTGGACTCACGCCATGGCGACAGCCCCCTGGGCATGGGCGATATCGGTCTCAGCGACGAGGATCTCGTGCTGTTGGCGGAGCTCGCCAAAGGTGTCACCGTCGACAGGGTGGGACGCCGCCTCGACATCAGCGGCCGGACGGTCCGGCGCAGGCTCCGCGGGATCTGCGACCGCATCGGCGTGGCCACGGCGATCGAAGCGGTGGCCTGGGCCGCCCGCCGCCAGTTGATCTAG
- a CDS encoding cytochrome P450, with the protein MTTLDLLGFDPFAPDFLRAPYRRYRELREQGPLFRTPAGMWLATGYAPCAALLRDPRFGHGEGPPGRVRGTRSFLVMDPPDHTRLRALVSRAFTARMIERLRPRVSAIAEELVGKMSGEVDVISALAYPLPVRVISEMLGVPAEDQARFQGWSESLARGLDPDFLLPEKMLAERDAARAEFHAYFAELLVRRRAEPGQDLLSALVTADELTTEELLSTCVLLLVAGHETTVNLIGNGTLALLRHGALRRFRGGDERDTAKAVEELLRYDPPVQLTLRFALEDVELCGTPIRRGEAVMALLGAANRDPEVFADPERLDLDRGPARHLAFGLGVHFCLGAPLARMEGAVALSALATAAPDLTLADPAPPYKENLTLRGLAALPVRFSPSA; encoded by the coding sequence GTGACCACCCTTGACCTGCTGGGGTTCGACCCCTTCGCGCCTGATTTCCTCCGCGCGCCGTACCGGCGCTACCGCGAGCTACGAGAGCAGGGCCCGCTGTTCCGGACCCCGGCCGGGATGTGGCTGGCCACGGGATACGCGCCGTGTGCCGCGTTGCTGCGCGACCCGCGTTTCGGCCATGGAGAGGGGCCCCCGGGACGCGTCCGGGGCACACGGTCCTTCCTCGTCATGGACCCTCCCGACCACACCCGCCTGCGCGCCCTGGTGAGCAGGGCCTTCACCGCGCGGATGATCGAACGACTCCGGCCGAGGGTCTCGGCGATCGCCGAGGAGCTGGTCGGGAAGATGTCCGGCGAGGTCGATGTGATCTCCGCGCTGGCCTATCCGCTGCCGGTCCGGGTGATCAGCGAGATGCTGGGGGTGCCGGCGGAGGATCAGGCGCGTTTCCAGGGCTGGAGCGAGTCACTGGCACGCGGGCTCGACCCGGACTTCCTGCTGCCCGAGAAGATGCTCGCGGAGCGTGACGCGGCCCGCGCCGAGTTTCACGCCTATTTCGCGGAGTTGCTGGTCAGACGGCGGGCCGAGCCCGGTCAGGATCTGCTGAGCGCCCTCGTCACGGCGGACGAGCTGACCACCGAGGAGTTGCTGAGCACGTGCGTGCTCCTGCTGGTGGCCGGGCACGAGACCACGGTCAACCTGATCGGCAACGGCACCTTGGCGCTGCTCCGCCACGGCGCCCTGCGCCGATTCCGCGGGGGAGACGAAAGGGACACGGCGAAGGCGGTGGAGGAACTCCTCCGCTACGACCCGCCCGTGCAGCTCACGCTCAGGTTCGCGCTGGAGGACGTGGAGCTGTGCGGGACGCCGATCCGCCGGGGAGAGGCGGTGATGGCGCTGCTCGGCGCGGCCAACCGGGACCCCGAGGTGTTCGCCGATCCCGAACGGCTCGACCTGGACCGCGGGCCCGCCCGTCACCTGGCCTTCGGCCTGGGGGTCCACTTCTGCCTGGGGGCGCCGCTGGCCCGGATGGAGGGGGCCGTCGCGCTGTCCGCCCTGGCGACGGCGGCGCCGGATCTGACCTTGGCCGATCCGGCGCCGCCGTACAAGGAGAACCTCACGCTGCGTGGTCTGGCAGCGCTGCCCGTCAGGTTCAGCCCGTCGGCTTGA
- a CDS encoding type III pantothenate kinase → MLLAIDVGNTHTVLGLFEGEDVIEHWRIATDARRTADEIAVVLQGLLGQSPLLKGSDVDGIALCSTVPSVLNEMREMCRRYYGDVTAVIVEPGVRTGVPVRMDNPKEVGSDRIVNALAAIQLYGGPCVIVDFGTATSFDAVSAKGEYVGAVTAPGIEISVDALATAGAQLHKVELIRPRSVIGKNTVEALQSGIIYGFAGQVDGIVERMVTELADDPDDVTVVATGSAAPLVVSEARSIDMHEPWLTLIGLRLIYHRNTA, encoded by the coding sequence ATGCTGCTTGCCATTGACGTCGGCAACACCCATACCGTTCTCGGCCTCTTCGAGGGTGAGGACGTGATCGAGCACTGGCGGATCGCCACGGACGCCCGGCGCACGGCCGACGAGATCGCCGTCGTGCTCCAGGGGCTGCTGGGACAGTCGCCGCTGCTCAAGGGGTCCGACGTCGACGGCATCGCGCTCTGTTCCACCGTGCCGTCGGTGCTCAACGAGATGCGCGAGATGTGCCGCCGCTACTACGGCGACGTGACCGCGGTGATCGTCGAGCCCGGCGTCCGCACCGGCGTGCCGGTCAGGATGGACAACCCCAAGGAGGTCGGCAGCGACCGGATCGTCAACGCGCTGGCCGCCATCCAGCTGTACGGCGGGCCGTGCGTCATCGTCGACTTCGGGACCGCGACCTCCTTCGACGCGGTCTCGGCCAAGGGGGAGTACGTCGGCGCGGTGACCGCCCCCGGCATCGAGATCTCGGTGGACGCGCTGGCCACGGCGGGGGCGCAGCTGCACAAGGTGGAGCTGATCCGCCCCCGCTCTGTGATCGGCAAGAACACGGTCGAGGCGCTCCAGTCGGGCATCATCTACGGGTTCGCCGGTCAGGTGGACGGGATCGTCGAGCGGATGGTGACCGAGCTGGCCGACGACCCCGACGACGTCACCGTGGTGGCCACCGGCAGCGCGGCCCCCCTGGTGGTCAGCGAGGCGCGCTCCATCGACATGCACGAGCCGTGGCTCACGCTCATCGGCCTCCGGCTGATCTACCACCGCAACACGGCCTGA
- a CDS encoding amino-acid N-acetyltransferase: MVRRARTQDVRAIRRLVDTYGGDGPRLLRKATVTLYEDVQEFWVAADGTGAVVGCGALHVLWEDLAEIRTVAVDPGCRGLGIGHRIVSALIRTAGELGLRRVFCLTFEVDFFGRHGFREIQGTPVAPEVYAELLASYDEGVAEFLDLEHVKPNTLGNTRMLLHLTREPGFRAPDADEAER, translated from the coding sequence GTGGTGCGGCGCGCCCGCACCCAGGACGTGCGCGCCATCCGGCGGCTCGTCGACACCTACGGGGGAGACGGCCCGCGCCTTCTGAGGAAGGCCACGGTCACCCTCTACGAGGACGTCCAGGAGTTCTGGGTCGCCGCCGACGGGACGGGCGCGGTCGTCGGCTGCGGGGCGCTTCACGTGCTCTGGGAGGATCTCGCCGAGATCCGCACCGTCGCCGTCGATCCCGGCTGCCGAGGGCTGGGCATCGGCCACAGGATCGTCTCCGCGCTCATACGCACGGCGGGCGAGCTCGGCCTGCGCCGGGTCTTCTGCCTCACCTTCGAGGTCGACTTCTTCGGCCGCCACGGATTCCGGGAGATCCAGGGCACGCCCGTCGCGCCGGAGGTCTACGCGGAGCTCCTCGCCTCCTACGACGAAGGTGTCGCCGAGTTCCTCGATTTGGAGCACGTCAAGCCGAACACCTTGGGAAACACCCGAATGCTGCTGCATCTGACACGGGAGCCCGGCTT